DNA from Candidatus Methylomirabilis tolerans:
CACGCCGGTTTGCCCGGACAGTCACGCTCCAGAAACCCTTGAAGTCGCCTTTGAGACGATGCAACCCGAAGCCGGGCAGGTTCATGTCCTCTGGCCGCCTGGCGCGGTTCAACACAAAGAGGATGTTTTCGA
Protein-coding regions in this window:
- a CDS encoding type II toxin-antitoxin system RelE/ParE family toxin yields the protein MIERFRHKGLKRLFQQGDVKGISPELLEKLENILFVLNRARRPEDMNLPGFGLHRLKGDFKGFWSVTVRANRR